The Couchioplanes caeruleus sequence GATGCCGAAATACGCCCATCGTGTCGGGCCCAGGGTGAGCCCGAGGCGCAGCGCGGAGCTTCCCCAGGACGCGGGCACCGGCGGAACCGTGAGGAAGAACGCCGTCTCCGCGCTGTCCCGGGTCAGTCCCAACTCCGGCTTCATCGCCTCGAAATAGTCCGCGACCTCGGCCGCCGTCGCGGGCACCGTGGCGGGATCGAGCCCGACGAGCTCGGCGGCACGCACCTGCTCGGTGTAGTAGCGGTCGACCTCGTCGTCGGTGAGGTCCAGCCCTGCGCGCCGGGCCGTGGTCAGGAACGACTCCACCTCGGTCACGTGCACCCAGCGAAGCAGGTCCGGCTCGTTGATGCGGAAGGTCTCGCCCGTACGCGGATCGGTCGCGGTCATCCTGGCATGCAGCCGCCGGATCCGGCTCGCCACGCGCGCGACCTCGGCCGTCGTGCCGTAGAGAACGGTCTCCACGTACGTCGTGGTGCGCTCGAGCCGTCCCCACGGGTCCGAGCGATAGCTGGAGTTCTGAGCGATCGCCGCGACGGCCCGCGGATGAAGGGCCTGCAGGTAGAGGGAACGGAGACCGCCGAGGGTGACGATCGGTTCCCGGTGCACCTTCCAAGTGACCGAGCCAGGACCGAACAGCCCGAGGTC is a genomic window containing:
- a CDS encoding oxygenase MpaB family protein, translating into MTTDDDLGLFGPGSVTWKVHREPIVTLGGLRSLYLQALHPRAVAAIAQNSSYRSDPWGRLERTTTYVETVLYGTTAEVARVASRIRRLHARMTATDPRTGETFRINEPDLLRWVHVTEVESFLTTARRAGLDLTDDEVDRYYTEQVRAAELVGLDPATVPATAAEVADYFEAMKPELGLTRDSAETAFFLTVPPVPASWGSSALRLGLTLGPTRWAYFGIAATAVAMLPPWARRMFGGLGWPTTDLSADLSVRGIRLLIKAGLAALPERYRVAPMRREALQRAGLA